The Flexistipes sp. region AACAAAACCCAAAGATAAGAAGAAAGGCAAGCCGCAGGCACAGAAGAAAGGCAAAGAGAAAAAGGCTGAGCAGCCAAAACCCCAGAAACCCGTTAAGCCGGGAAAAATTCAGATTGGAGAATCTGTGACAGTGAGTGAATTTGCCGGCATGATCGGTATTAAAGCTACAGAACTTATTAAAAAGCTTATGATGATGGGGGTTATGGCAACAGTTAATCAGCATATTGACGCGGAAACTGCCCAGCTTCTGGGAGCTGAGTATGATATTGAAGTGGAAATAAAAACGGTTAAAGAAGATGATCTTCTGCCTCAGGTGGAGGATGATCCTGAAAAGATGCAGCATAGACCGCCCATTGTTACAGTTATGGGGCATGTTGATCACGGTAAAACATCGCTTTTGGATGCGATCAGGGAAACTAAAGTTGCTGATGCTGAAGCAGGCGGTATTACTCAGCATATAGGCGCGTATGAAGTAGACCACGAAAAGGGAAAGGTGGTTTTTCTGGATACCCCTGGTCACGAAGCATTTTCCGGCCTTAGGGCAAGGGGTGCTAATGTCACCGATATCGTCATTCTTATAGTTGCAGCTGACGATGGTGTGATGCCCCAGACGAAAGAGGCTATTGATCATGCCAAAGCTGCTGGAGTCAGAATGGTTGTGGCTATCAATAAGGTTGATAAACCAAATGCTAATGTTGAGAAGGTTAAAACTCAACTTGCCGAATACAATATTATCCCTGAAGAATGGGGTGGTGAATATCAGTTTGAAGAAATTTCAGCCAAAAATCATGTGGGTATAGATGACTTGCTTGACCGCGTACTCCTTGAGTCTGAAATGCTGGAGCTTAAGGCAGATCCCGATCGTCCTGCAGAAGGGATTGTTATAGAGTCTCAGCTTGATAAGCAGAAAGGACCTGTAGGCACTATTTTGGTGAAAAAGGGTACATTGAAAGTAGGTGACGCTTTCGTTGTGGGTGACCATCAGGGTAAAGTAAGAGCTATGTTCAATTACGCCGGAAAACCTATTAAGGAAGCCGGACCTTCGATTCCTGTTGAAATAATGGGATTCAGTGAAGTGCCTGAATCCGGTGATTCTTTTATAGTGACACAGGATGAAAAGACAGCCAAACAGGTTGCTTCCATGAGACATGATAAGAAAAAAGAGAAAGAACTTGCCGAAAGATCTAAAGTAAGCCTAAATGATCTTTTTGACCGTATAAAAGAAGGAGAAATCTCCGAGCTTAATATTGTTATAAAAGCCGATGTTCAGGGCTCTCTTGAGGCACTCAAGAATTCTCTGCTCAAGCTTTCCAATCCGGAAGTAAAATTAAACATCATTCACGGCGGTGTGGGCGGAATTAACGAGTCCGATATCCTGCTCGCTTCTGCTTCCAATGCGATAGTGATCGGTTTTAATGTCAGACCGGATTCCAAAGCTAAAACCACCGCTGAAAAAGAGGATGTTGAAATAAACCTTTACTCCGTGATTTACGAAGCCATCGAAAGTGTTGAAAAAGCCATCGAGGGTATGCTTACACCCGAGACAAAAGAAAATGTGATCGGCAGGGTAGAGGTGAGACAGGTTTTCTCTGTGCCTAAAGCCGGTAAGATTGCAGGCTCTTATGTTCTCGAAGGCAAAGTTGTAAGAAATGCTCATGCCCGTGTTGTCAGAGATAACGTGGTTGTTTATGACGGTGCTATAGATTCTCTGAAACGGTTTCAGAATGATGCCAAGGAAGTTACTTCAGGTTATGAATGTGGTATCGGCATAGCTAAATTCAATGATATAAAAGAGGGAGATATCCTGGAAATATATGAATTTAAAGAAGAAAAGCGTACTATTGAAGATGTGCAAAAAGAGCATCAGAAAGAAAAGGCGGATAATGAATGACGATAGGCTCTGTTGTCTTTGAGCTTGATATTGACAGCGCTTTTTCCCTTAAAGAAAAAAGAAGGGTTTTAAACAGCTTGAAAACCCGTCTTAAAAATAAATTTAATGTAGCGGTTGCAGAAGTGGGAGAAAAGGATGTCTGGAACAGGGCTGATCTGGCAATTGTTACCCTTGCTGACGACAGATCCTTTCTGGATTCACAACTTCAGCAAATTATCAATTTTGTGGATATGTTTCACGAGGTTGTAATTATGCATATAAATCAGGAGATTTTTTGATGCAGAAAGGCGGATACAGAGACAGAAGAGTGGCCGAACTTCTCAGACAGGAGATTTCGAAGATGGCGGAATTTTCCATAAAAGACCCTCGGGTAAAAGGTGCGGTTATCGTTAAAGTTAATGTCACAAAGGATTTGAGCCTTGCCAGAGTATATGTGCGCAGTATGTTTGAGGATAACCTGGATGAGGTTTTGGAAGGATTTAAAAGCTCTACAGGTTTTATTATAAGTCAGTTGAATAAAAAGATAAGAATACGCAAGATACCGGATCTGGAATTTATTAAAGATGACACCATTGAAGTGGCAAGCAGAATAGAAGAGCTTATTGAGGAAATTCACAAATCAGATGAACGTAATAATTAACGTTTACAAACCTTCCGGAGTATCTTCATTTCAGACGGTCAATAAGGTAAAAAAACTGCTTGGTGCCGATAAATGCGGGCACACAGGAACTCTTGACCCTTTGGCCGAGGGTGTACTGCCCGTTTGCGTAAATCAGGCAACAAAGTTTGCCGATTATATTATGGATTCTGAAAAAGAATATGTGGCCGAATTATGTTTCGGTAAAAAGACAGACACAATGGATAAAACCGGGAGCATTTTGGAGGAAAGACCACACTGTAAAATTGATGAAGAGAAATTCCGGAAATTGCTGGAAAATTTTACCGGTGATGTGAATTTAAAGGTTCCATCATATTCTGCAGTTAAGCTTAACGGGGAAAGGGCATATAAGCTTGCCAGAAAAGGTGAAATAGAGGACGCAGGATACAGAACTTCGAAGATAAAAGAAATGGAACTGCTGAGTTTTGAATTTCCCGTTGCGGTTTTACGTATCAGATGCAATAAGGGTACATACATAAGAAGCTTAGTAGACAGATTAGGCGATGAAAGCGGATGTCTGGCATATATGAGCGGACTTGTGAGATCATCCAACGGCAGTTTTCATATGAAAGACTCTTTTTCGCCTGGAGAAATCGAAAAATGTATCGAAAACGGCGATTATTCGTTTATGAAGAATGTGAATGATATTTTAAACTGGCCTGTTGCAGTTGTGAAGGATGAAGCTGTTGACGCTTTGATGAACGGGAATGCTCCTGATAAACAGGGGTATTTAAAGCTTCCTTTAGAGCAGGGAGATAACTTTTTTATACAAAATTTAAAAGGCGAAATACTGGCCTTTGGCAGGAAGATGAAAAGAAGCAGAAAACCGATTAAAGTTGTTAAGGTGTTCAAAAATAAACTTTAATTCGAATATTTTGATAAAATTATTGTAAAATAAATTTTTTTTTGATAGAATTTTCGTTTTTACAAGGAGGTGTAAAATGGCTTTAGCAAAAGAAGAAAAGCAGGAGATTATGGAGAAATTTAAGGTGCATGACAATGACACAGGTTCTCCGGAAGTTCAGGTGGCACTTTTAACCAATAGAATAAAAGACCTTACTGAACATTTTAAAACTCACCCGCAGGATTATCATTCAAGAAAAGGCCTGTTGATATTAGTCAGCAAAAGAAGAAAGCTGCTGGATTATCTTAAAAAGAAAAATTACAACAGGTACAAAAAATTGATAAGCAATCTGGGAATAAGGAAGTAATATGGAAAACAAAGAGAAGATTTACGAAATCGTGCTCGGGGAAAACTCCGAGCCGATTTATCTGAAGACGGGCTGGAAAGCCAAACAGGCTAATGCCAGCATTTGGGCGCAGCATGGTGATACTATTGCGCTGGTTACCGCCACGTGCAGCAATAAAGCACCTGAGGGGATAGATTTTTTCCCCCTTACAGTGAATTATTTCGAAAAATTCTACGCAGTGGGCAAAATACCGGGAGGTTTTTTTAAGAGAGAAGCTAAACCTTCTGACAGGGAAACCTTAATATCAAGGTTGATTGACCGCCCTTTAAGGCCTCTTTTTCCTGACGGTTTCAGAAATGAAACCCAGATTGTGGCTATGGTGGTTTCAAGTGATCAGGTTTGCTCAAGTGATATTCTGGCACTCAATGCTGCCAGTGCTTCACTGATGATTTCCGATATACCTTTTAACGGGCCTGTCGGTGCCGTGCGTGTGGGAAGAATAGACGGTGAGCTTGTGTTGAATCCTAATGCAGGAAAACTTGATGAGCTTGAAATGAATATAACTGTTGCCGGTACGGAAGATGCTATTGTAATGGTCGAGGCCGGAATGGACATAGTTTCTGAAGATGAAGTTATTGATGCTCTGGAGTTCGGTCATGAAGGAATCAAAAAAATAATAGCCGTTCAGAAACAGATGAGAGATGAGTTGGGCGGGGAAAAAATCAGTTTCAGTGATTTCTCCACTCCGGAAGATTTGGTGGAGAAGGTTAATTCCGAAATAGGGGATAAACTGAAAAAAGCTGTAATGATTCCCGGAAAACAGGAAAAATACGATGCTATTGACGAAATAAAAGAGGAATATCTTGAAAAAGTCAAAGAGGAACTAGGTGAAGAGGAATTTGCTGATAAATCCAAACTTTACAACGATGCTTTTTCTGCTGTGGAAAAAAATGTATTTAGGGAAGTTACACTCAATTCCGGGCAGAGAGTTGACGGCAGAAAATACGATGAGATAAGACCGATTGATATTGAAACAGGCCTCCTTCCAAAAGCACACGGTTCGGCTCTTTTTACAAGAGGTGAAACACAGGCGCTTGTCACCACAACTCTGGGAACGAAAATGGATTCTCAGATGGTGGATGATATTGAAGGAGAAACTTCAAAACGTTTTATGCTTCACTATAATTTTCCGCCTTACTGTGTGGGTGAAGTCGGTTTTATGAAACCTCCCGGCAGAAGGGAGATAGGTCATGGTGCACTTGCCGAGCGCGCTCTTCAGTATATTCTCCCCGATGAGGAGAGTTTTCCTTACACCATGCGCATTGTTTCGGATATTCTTGAATCGAACGGCTCATCTTCGATGGCATCGGTGTGCGGAGGAAGCCTTGCACTTATGGATGCCGGTGTGCCTGTTAAAGATGCCGTTGCAGGAATTGCTATGGGGCTTATCTATGAGAAGGGCAAATTTGCCGTTTTGACAGATATAATGGGTTTGGAAGATCATCTTGGAGATATGGATTTTAAGGTTACCGGAACTAAAGATGGTATTACAGCTTTACAAATGGATATAAAGATAGAGGGACTATCCCGCGATATCTTGAAAGAGGCTTTACAGCAGGCAAAAGAGGGCAGACTTTACATTCTCGATAAAATGAATGAACAGCTTCCTTCACCAAAAGAGCTGCCTGATAACGCTCCAAGATTTGAAAGAATCAATGTAAATCCTGAGAAGGTTGGGCTTATTATCGGACCTTCCGGGAAAACGATTAAAGGCATTATAGACGAGACCGGTGTAGCTATAGATATACTTGACGGTGGTATCCTTAATATCTTTGCCACGGACAAGGAATCTATTGAGAATGCCAGAGAAAAGATTGAAGCTCTGGTGCAGGAGCTTGAAATTAACAAGGTTTATACCGGTAAAGTTAAAAAGGTTATGGAATACGGCGCTTTCGTAGAACTTCTGCCTGGTGTGGAAGCACTTCTTCATGTGTCTCAATACAGTAAAGAACGGATTAAAAGTATTGCAGATTACCTGAAGGTGGGAGATGAAGTTAAGGTGAAATACCTGGGCAAAGACGAGCGGGGCAGACATAAAATAACCAGAAAAGATATGGAATGAATTTAAAGGTGTCTCAGGACACCTTTTTTTCTTGGTATGAAAAAAATTAACGTTAAAATACAAAAAACAAAAGACAGCAGGGTTCCTGTTTACAAAACCGAAGAATCAGCCGGGGCAGATTTATTTGCTGCAGAAGCGGGAATTGTGAAAGCAGGGAAAATAAAACTGGTGAAGACCGGTGTATCTTTCTCTATTCCGGAAGGATATGAAGCCCAAATCAGACCCAGAAGCGGTTTGGCCTTAAAAAAAGGGGTAACAATACTTAATACGCCCGGCACCATTGATTCTGATTATCGTGGTGAAGTAGGGGTAATTTTAGTGAACTTTGGTGATAACGACTTTGTCTTCAATACAGGAGACAGAATTGCTCAGGTTGTATTTTCAAAAGTTTACAGGGCTGAATTTACTCTTTCTGACGAGTTGGATACAACAGAAAGAGGATCGGGCGGTTTCGGACATACGGGTTTTTAAATCTTGACTATAAAAGGTAATTAGATAATATTAAGCTAATGAACTCATTGCTAATCGACACTTCATGGGGAAATTTGTCCTTATCGCTGGTAAGAGAAGGCGAGCTTATTTCAAACATATCTCTGAAACTAAAAAACAAAATGAATGAGATGCTTCTGGAGGCAATAGATTACTGTTTGAAAAGTGTGTCTATGCAGCTGCGTCAGCTTGATAGTATTACAGCTGTTATCGGTCCGGGGTCATTTACCGGAATAAGAATCGGCGTTTCTTCAATTCAGGGCATTGCAGCAGGATTGGAAATAAAACCTTCAGGGATCTCATCTCTCGATGCGGCTGCGCTGGTTATCAATAAATCAAAAAGCAGAATAGCGTGCAAACTGCGCGGAAAAACCTTCGCCCTAAGGGAATACGATTTTGAGAGGGGGAAATATTCTGAATATCAGAATGTGACCGAAGATATGATAGATTCTGATATTGTTTTGATTAATACGAAGAATTCAGGTGATGTTGATCTTAGCAAGGCAATAATGCACAATAAATTTTCACAGTTTTTAAGAGACTGTGTTCCTTTTTATATGACTAAATCCGAAGCGGAGCTCAAATTTGGTAATTGAAGCTGATATCTCACATATAAAGCTGATTGCTGAAATAGAAAAGGAAAACTTCCAAAAGCCCTGGTCATATAATTCTATATATGAAGAGTTTATGAATCAAGATTCCGCAATTTATGTTTTTCTCGAAAAAAATCAGGTTGCAGGCTACCTTATTTACAGATGGATGTTGGATGAGGTGGAGCTTTTGGATATTTCTGTAAAAAAGGATTTCAGACGCTGCGGGATTGCAGATAGATTGATGGAGTTTCTTATAGAACAATCAAAAAGTTGTCATATTTTCCTTGAAGTTAGACAGGATAACGCTCCTGCATTAAATCTTTATAAAAAGAAGGGCTTCAGGAAAATTGGATTGAGGAAAAATTATTACTCACAAGGTATCGACGGATTTGTTATGAAATTATATGTACAAGGGGTGCAAGATGTTAAAAATGAATCAGGGTGTTGTGCAAGAGCTGTTGGAATCCAATAAGGAATTTAAAGAACTCTTTGACGAACATGTGAAGCTTGAGCAGGACTTGGAAGCGCTTTACAGCTTGAAATACATACCACCTGAGGTTGAGCGGAAGATAAAAGAGATTAAAAAAATCAAGCTCAGGGGAAAAGACAGGATGGAACAGATTATTTCCGAGCATAAAAAATCCAGTTGATTTATTCGTTTACTGGGGATTGTAATTGCCGGTAACTTTTTAATAAATGCAAGAGGTGTTGAATGGATAAGAAAAAGTATGTATTTACATCAGAGTCAGTGACAGAAGGTCATCCGGATAAGATTGCGGATCAGATTTCCGACGCCATCCTTGATTCCATGCTGAGTGAGGATCCCTTCAGCAGAGTGGCATGTGAGACAATGGTGACAACGGGGCTGGCAATCGTAGCCGGAGAAATTACTACACGCACATATGTTGATATTCCCGGCGTTGTCCGCGATACAGTAAAGGAGATAGGCTATACAAGGGCAAAATACGGTTTTGATTATGAGACCTGTGGTGTGATGACGAGTATTGACAAACAGTCTCCTGATATCGCCCAGGGGGTTGATACCGGCGGAGCAGGTGATCAGGGGTTGATGTTCGGTTTTGCATGTGATGAAACCGAGGAGTTAATGCCTCTTCCGATAATGCTTGCTCACAAAATTTGTATGCAGCTTTCCGATGTCAGAAAATCGGAGATACTGCCTTATCTGCGTCCGGACGGTAAATCGCAGGTTACTATAGAGTACGACGGCTTCAAACCGGTGAAAGTGGATACCGTTGTGGTTTCCACCCAGCATGCCGATGATATAAAACTTTCCGATTTGAAAGAGGATATAGTTGAGAAGGTTATCAAACCTGTTATCCCCAAACATCTGCTTGATGATGAAGATATCACATATCATATCAATCCCACCGGCAGATTTGTTGTGGGGGGTCCGATGGGAGACTGCGGACTTACGGGCAGAAAAATAATTGTGGATACCTACGGAGGCTCCGGAAGACATGGAGGCGGATGCTTTTCAGGTAAGGACCCTTCAAAAGTTGACAGAAGTGCTGCTTATGGAGCCAGATGGGTTGCAAAGAATATAGTTGCTTCCGGTCTAGCCAGCAGATGTGAATTGCAGCTGGCTTATGCTATCGGAGTGGTCGAGCCTGTATCTGTTTCCGTAAATACCTACGGCACAGGTGCTGTCCCCGATTCAGAGCTGGAAAAAATTGTCAGAAAAATATTTGATCTCACCCCCAAAGGTATTATGGAAGCGCTGGATCTTAGAAAACCGATTTATAAAAGTACGGCAGCCTACGGTCATTTCGGCCGGGATGGTTTTTCCTGGGAAGACACTGCCAGGGCTCAGGATATAAAAGATTTGGCGGGCAAGCTTGGCTCCTAACCAGAACAGGTGAAAAGTGCAAAGTAAATATGATGTTATAGTGATAGGAGCGGGGCCAGCAGGTGTGAACGCCGCTACACAGCTGTCCGCTGCCGGTTTTTCTGTTCTTGTGGTTTCTGAATACATCGGAGGCGGGTATTGTTTCTCGGGCAGTATCATGTCGAACACCGCCCTGTATCTGAGTTATTTGTACAATAAATTTAAGACAAGAACGGTTAATTTTATTGATATACCCGAAGAGGCCGTTAAAGCTCCGTTTGACTTCAAAAAATCCAGGAAGTATGTTGAAAACATCTCCACCAAAATAGTAAAGGCTTTCACCGACCAGCTAAGTGAAGCCGGTTCCGAATTTTTTCAGGGTATTGCTGAATTTGCCGGCAAAGATAAACTTAAAATTCAATCCCGTCAAACCGGTAAAAAGCACGAAGTTAAATTTGGCAAGTGTATTGTAGCCACGGGTTCGTATAACCCTCCCCTTGAAATACCTTCCACAAAAAAGTTCCTATATGCAAATAATATTTTCAATCTTCAGACAGTTCCTGCTTCTGTTGCCGTTATCGGAGGCGGCTTTGTGGGTTGTGAATATGCTACATTTTTCAGAAGATTAGGCTGTGATGTCCATATTGTAGAAAAAACGGACAGAATACTCTCCACGTTTGACCCGCAGGTCACCAAAAGACTGGAAGACAGCTTCAAGAGGAACGGTATTAATCTGAGAAAGAATGCCAATATAGTGAATGTGGAAAAAGTAGGGAATAAGAGTATTCTTTTTTTTGATGATGATGATAATATGGAGGCTGAGGAAATCTTTGTTGCCGTCGGGCGTAAACCTGCTGTGAATAATCTTTCATTAGAGAAAGCCGGTGTCCAAATGAATGAGAACGGTGTGGAGCTTGACCAAAGCTTTAGAACCAGCAATAAAAATATATATCTTGTGGGCGATGCATCGGGAAAAACTATGCTTGTTAACTGGGCATATAAATCCTCTTCATTTGTTGCTAAACATATATCAGGTGTTCAGAGAAAATTTAAATACGAATTTATGCCGAAGGTTTTATACATAGATCCGGAGGTTTCAAGTGTAGGTTTTACCGAAAAGGAAGCCAGACTGAAAGGTTTCTCGCCTTTGACGGTAAAGTATACCTATACAAATCTTGAAAAATCTTTGATAATAGGGTTTAACAAAGGACTGGTAAAAGTGATTTATGACAGGGAAACGAAAAGGATTCTCGGTGCTCATATTTTCGGAAAAGGTGCTTCTGAACTTGTGACAGCATTTACACTTTTAATCCAGTCCGGTATTAAAATCGATAATATTTCCGAATATATATTTAATCATCCTACTTTCGCCGAAGTTCTCAATGAGCTGGGAAATAAAGTGAAGACAAAAGGGGGGAAGTAGGAAGATAGTTAAGTGGTAAGATGGTGAGATAGTGAAGTGGTGAGGTAGAGAGGTAGAGAGGTTGGTTAGGAATGAATACAGTTTTCTTGGGGTTGGGATCAAACATTTATCCGAAAGCCAAAAATCTGTCATCTGCTATCGCAGGGTTGTCTTCTCTTCTGAATATTATCTCCGTTTCAGGTGTTTACAAAAGCCGGTCATTGCTTCTTGATGCTCAGCCGGACTACTTTAATATTGTATTAAAAGCATCAACTTTTATCAATCCTTGTCAGCTTCTTTCTTTTTGCAAAACTATTGAGAAAATAATGCATAGGGATACCCCTTACAAATGGGGACCCAGAAATATTGATATCGATATTATTGATTTTGACAAAAGGATTATTAAAAGTAAATCACTCTTTTTGCCCCATAAAGAGTTCCCGTACAGAACTTTTGTTGTGCTGCCGCTTTTGGAGATTGAGCCGGACTATGTTCATCCGGAGAATCATATTAGTGTTGAAAAAATGTATGATTTATTGGATAATCACAGTGAGATTCATCGTTTGGGAGAGTTAAAATGGCGGTAGTGACAATTTCCAGAAGTTTCGGCTGTTCCGGAGAGAAAGTTGGAGAAGAAGTTGCCGGACGTCTTAATTATTCTATGATTAATAAACAGATTATTGAATATATTTCAATTTTAGCGGATACTCCCTTGGAGGTGGTATCAAAATTTGATGAGGAACAGCATTCGAATATTAACGCCAGGCTTTCCAAATATATTGATTTGTCGATGTTTAAAGAGATGTTTGGCAAAAGCGGCAAAGAACTCAAAGAACCGTTGGCGGAGAAAATTATCGATGAGAAGGAGAAGCTGTTTAAAGAAGATGTCGATTACAGTCCTGTTTTTGACAGCGATGTTTTCAGGCAGATGAGTGAAAGGGTATTTCATTTTATTGCCGATAAGGATAACGCCGTTATTATGGGCAGAGGTGGACAGGTTGTTTTGCAGGAACACCGCAATACTCTGCATATAAGGCTGTATGCACCTGTTTCTAAAAGGGTTGAGTGGATTGCAAGCCGGAGGGATATCCCGAAAAAAGAAGCTTCTAAACTTGTCGAGGATATAGATAAAAAACGAAGGAACTATCTGCAGCACTATTACGGAGAAGATATCAGTGATGACAAACTGTATCACCTGGTTATTAACGTTGATAAACTTTCAGTTTCCGAAGCAGCCGGTATGATTTTGAGTCTTATCGATATCAAAAGCTCCAAAGAAAAAGCTTAGTATCTTCATTAAATTTTCTTACATTGGCATTTTCTCCGGCATATGAGAATATTTCATATTCGAATGCGAAAACCGGTGTATCCGGCAGTAAGTGTCCTCCGATTACGGTAAAATCCCTTTTGGCAAGTGTGATATGGATATGTGCAAACGGCTTGTCATCTTTCAGAGAAATGTTTCCCTTAAGCGAGATAATTTCCATAGGCTCATTGACATGTGTGTTTTCATACGTTCCTTCCTTTTGATTATAAAATGTAATGGAAGCCTTTGTAACACTGCCGATACCGGCAATAAAACCTTCGTGTATATTAAGATTCTTTATTTCATTCATCAGACCGTAATACAGATCTTCATCTTTTTTCAGCCGCCCCTGATAAACGTTGTCGATTCTGAAAATGTTGTACATGGGCACCTCCATTCTTTTAGTTGACAGCATCATAAATCTAACTTATATCTTACAGAGATTTTTTTCAAAATTGTTAAGTTCGCAGTGTTTATACTGCTCTTTATTTAAATTATAACATATAAGATAGCCGGAGGAAATTTTTGTTTAGAAAGGTCAGAGGCTTCAGGGATATTTACGGCGAAGAGATCGGTTACTGGAGAAAAATTGAAAAAGTTATTTATTCTCTTTCCGAGTCGTTCGGCTACAGCGAATATAAGATGCCGGTGCTTGAAAAGGCGGAAGTTTTTGACAGGGGTATAGGCAGTACAACTGATATTGTAGAAAAGGAAATGTTTGCTTTCGAAGACAGAAATGGTGATCTTCTTGCACTGAGACCTGAAGGTACGGCCGGTGTGGTTCGCGGTGTAGTTGAAAATAAGCTTTATGCGGCAAGTGGAGTTAAGAAGTATTATTACTACGGTCCCATGTTTCGCAGAGAGAGGCCTCAAAAGGGTCGTTACAGACAATTTTACCAGTACGGGGTAGAAGCTTTCGGCTCGGCATCTCCTCTTGTTGATGCCGAAGTTATACAGCTTTTGTGCTCCTTTTTTGACAAATGCGGAATAGGGGAGTTTTTGCGTCTTGAAATTAATTCTATTGGTTGTCCGGAATGTCGCCCGGGTTATAAAAATAAATTGATTGAATATTTTTCAAAATATGAAAAGGAATTGTGCGAGGACTGCAAAAGAAGGCTAAATACAAATCCTTTGAGAATACTGGATTGTAAAGTTCCAGGATGTAAAAAGGTTGCATCTGATGCACCGGTGATGATTGATTATCTGTGTTCTGAGTGTTGGGAACATTTTGACAGTGTGAAGTATTATCTGGAGATATCAGGCATAAATTATGATGTCAATCCTTTCATGGTAAGAGGACTTGATTATTATGTGCGGACGGCTTTTGAGATGATAACCGATAAGTTTGAAGCTAACAGTACTGTTGGAGCCGGAGGCAGGTATGACGGATTGGTAAAACAGCTGGGAGGGCCGGATTATCCCGGCATAGGTTTTGCCGTCGGAATAGACAGGTTGGTTAATCTGATCAAAGAAGCCGGGCTGACTTACGAAGAGACCCTTGATATTTTTATGGTGATGTTTCCTGAAACAGTTGATGCCGGACTGAAACTTTTGAAAAGTCTCAGAGATGAAAACTGGGGCGTTGATATGGATTTTGAGCTGGGCTCCATGAAATCCCAGATGAAGAAAGCCAACAGATCACAGGCTTCCTATGTGGTTATTTTGGGAGAGGAAGAGCTCGGGAAAAATGCCGTTACATTGAAAAATATGACTGATGGAGAACAACAGCTTGTCTTGCTGGATGAGTTGAAAAATATTTTATCGCAAAAACTTTAAGTTTGGTAAGTGAAGGAGGCCGAAGTGCTGTCACATTTAGGTAGCTGGAGAAGAACGCATAGTTGCGGTGAACTGAGAGCCGGTAATATTGGAGAAGAAGTTGTTATCATGGGATGGGTTCAGCGCAGAAGAGACCATGGCGGTGTTATTTTTATAGACCTCAGGGATCGTGACGGGGTCACCCAGATAGTACTTAACCCTGAATTTGATAAAGAAGTGCATGAGCTTGGAGATAACGTCAGAAGTGAGTTCGTTATTGCCGCTAAGGGAAAGGTGGAACACAGGCCTGAAGGGACTGTTAACTCTTCTCTGCCCACGGGTGAAGTGGAAGTTTATGTAAACGAACTGAAGATTCTGAATAAATCCGAAACCCCACCGTTTGTTATAGAAAATCATTCCAATGCGAACGAAGACATAAGGCTTAAATACAGGTATCTGGATTTGAGAAGACCTGCGTTGCAGCAGAATATTATACTGAGA contains the following coding sequences:
- the pnp gene encoding polyribonucleotide nucleotidyltransferase, whose protein sequence is MENKEKIYEIVLGENSEPIYLKTGWKAKQANASIWAQHGDTIALVTATCSNKAPEGIDFFPLTVNYFEKFYAVGKIPGGFFKREAKPSDRETLISRLIDRPLRPLFPDGFRNETQIVAMVVSSDQVCSSDILALNAASASLMISDIPFNGPVGAVRVGRIDGELVLNPNAGKLDELEMNITVAGTEDAIVMVEAGMDIVSEDEVIDALEFGHEGIKKIIAVQKQMRDELGGEKISFSDFSTPEDLVEKVNSEIGDKLKKAVMIPGKQEKYDAIDEIKEEYLEKVKEELGEEEFADKSKLYNDAFSAVEKNVFREVTLNSGQRVDGRKYDEIRPIDIETGLLPKAHGSALFTRGETQALVTTTLGTKMDSQMVDDIEGETSKRFMLHYNFPPYCVGEVGFMKPPGRREIGHGALAERALQYILPDEESFPYTMRIVSDILESNGSSSMASVCGGSLALMDAGVPVKDAVAGIAMGLIYEKGKFAVLTDIMGLEDHLGDMDFKVTGTKDGITALQMDIKIEGLSRDILKEALQQAKEGRLYILDKMNEQLPSPKELPDNAPRFERINVNPEKVGLIIGPSGKTIKGIIDETGVAIDILDGGILNIFATDKESIENAREKIEALVQELEINKVYTGKVKKVMEYGAFVELLPGVEALLHVSQYSKERIKSIADYLKVGDEVKVKYLGKDERGRHKITRKDME
- the rimI gene encoding ribosomal protein S18-alanine N-acetyltransferase, with the protein product MVIEADISHIKLIAEIEKENFQKPWSYNSIYEEFMNQDSAIYVFLEKNQVAGYLIYRWMLDEVELLDISVKKDFRRCGIADRLMEFLIEQSKSCHIFLEVRQDNAPALNLYKKKGFRKIGLRKNYYSQGIDGFVMKLYVQGVQDVKNESGCCARAVGIQ
- the metK gene encoding methionine adenosyltransferase, encoding MDKKKYVFTSESVTEGHPDKIADQISDAILDSMLSEDPFSRVACETMVTTGLAIVAGEITTRTYVDIPGVVRDTVKEIGYTRAKYGFDYETCGVMTSIDKQSPDIAQGVDTGGAGDQGLMFGFACDETEELMPLPIMLAHKICMQLSDVRKSEILPYLRPDGKSQVTIEYDGFKPVKVDTVVVSTQHADDIKLSDLKEDIVEKVIKPVIPKHLLDDEDITYHINPTGRFVVGGPMGDCGLTGRKIIVDTYGGSGRHGGGCFSGKDPSKVDRSAAYGARWVAKNIVASGLASRCELQLAYAIGVVEPVSVSVNTYGTGAVPDSELEKIVRKIFDLTPKGIMEALDLRKPIYKSTAAYGHFGRDGFSWEDTARAQDIKDLAGKLGS
- the tsaB gene encoding tRNA (adenosine(37)-N6)-threonylcarbamoyltransferase complex dimerization subunit type 1 TsaB — translated: MNSLLIDTSWGNLSLSLVREGELISNISLKLKNKMNEMLLEAIDYCLKSVSMQLRQLDSITAVIGPGSFTGIRIGVSSIQGIAAGLEIKPSGISSLDAAALVINKSKSRIACKLRGKTFALREYDFERGKYSEYQNVTEDMIDSDIVLINTKNSGDVDLSKAIMHNKFSQFLRDCVPFYMTKSEAELKFGN
- the dut gene encoding dUTP diphosphatase; this translates as MKKINVKIQKTKDSRVPVYKTEESAGADLFAAEAGIVKAGKIKLVKTGVSFSIPEGYEAQIRPRSGLALKKGVTILNTPGTIDSDYRGEVGVILVNFGDNDFVFNTGDRIAQVVFSKVYRAEFTLSDELDTTERGSGGFGHTGF
- a CDS encoding DUF465 domain-containing protein, yielding MNQGVVQELLESNKEFKELFDEHVKLEQDLEALYSLKYIPPEVERKIKEIKKIKLRGKDRMEQIISEHKKSS